CAACACCGCGCGCCAGCTGATGGCGAAGCACCGCATCAACCAGCTGCCGGTGCTCGACAATGACCGGCTGGTCGGCATCGTCACCGACCGGGATATCCGGGACGCCTACCCGACCAGCATGCTCATCGGGCGGGCGCGGGAGATCGATCGGTTCGCGGAAAGGTACACGGTCGAGGAGGTCATGACCCACAACATTCTCACCGTCCAGCCGGAGACGCCGCTGCTGACCGCGGTCGAGCTGCTGCGGCGCCACCGCATCGGCTCGCTCCCGGTGGTCAAGGCCGGAAAGCTCGTGGGAATCATCACCCGCAGCGATATCCTCGATTTCGTCCTGAGCGGCGGGTCGGTCCGGGATCGCAGCCGGCAGCGGGCTGCGCCACGCAAGTCCTCAAAGCGCGAGCCCCACCGATGACGCCGCGGCTCGCAACCCGGAACCATGGCTTCGTTCGACATCGTGAGTCGCGTCGATCTCCAGGAGGTCGACAACGCCGTGAACATCACCCGTAAGGCGATTCTCGCACGCTACGACTTCCGCCAGTCCAGGACCGAGGTCCTCCTCGACAAGAAAGAAAAGAAAATCCGGATCGCTACCGAGGACGACATGAAGTTGAGGGCGGTCCGGGAGACCCTGGTGGAAAATCTGGTCCGGCGCAAGGTCGACCGCCGATGCCTGGATCCGAAGCCGGCTCGCGCGGCCGGGGGCGGGATGATCCAGCAAGAAATCGACATCAGGGAAGGCATCGACGACGAGACCGCCCGGGCGATCGTCAAGATGATCAAGGAACAAAAGCTCAAGGTGCAGGCGGCGATTCAGGGAAACCAGGTGCGCGTGAGCGGCAAGAACATCGACGATCTCCAGGCGATCATCCGGCTTTTGCGGGGCGCCGGTCTGCCGGTACCCCTGCAATTCGTCAATCTGCAGCGCTAGCGGGAGCGTCGTGCGCCGCGGCGCAAGAGAGGCGAGCAT
This window of the Candidatus Zixiibacteriota bacterium genome carries:
- a CDS encoding CBS domain-containing protein, giving the protein MTDDGWKSRKTIRVADWMSEQVLAVEVFDSLNTARQLMAKHRINQLPVLDNDRLVGIVTDRDIRDAYPTSMLIGRAREIDRFAERYTVEEVMTHNILTVQPETPLLTAVELLRRHRIGSLPVVKAGKLVGIITRSDILDFVLSGGSVRDRSRQRAAPRKSSKREPHR
- a CDS encoding YajQ family cyclic di-GMP-binding protein, coding for MASFDIVSRVDLQEVDNAVNITRKAILARYDFRQSRTEVLLDKKEKKIRIATEDDMKLRAVRETLVENLVRRKVDRRCLDPKPARAAGGGMIQQEIDIREGIDDETARAIVKMIKEQKLKVQAAIQGNQVRVSGKNIDDLQAIIRLLRGAGLPVPLQFVNLQR